A stretch of Myxococcus hansupus DNA encodes these proteins:
- a CDS encoding acyl-CoA dehydrogenase family protein, which translates to MDFSWTHEQAELYDRALAFARDHLPETAKPTKEVLPRNLWQRCGEFGFLGLPVPTTLGGLGLDTLTTARVMEALGRGCVDTGLVFSVGAHLFACVMPLLESGDDAQKARYLPRLSSGEWIGANAISEPEAGSDVFALKTRAVRDGDGYVLDGGKSYVTNGPSADVFLVYAATQPSHGYMGISAFLIEKDTPGLSVGRPFEKMGLSTSPIAPIYLEGCRVPESARVGAEGQGAAIFKRSMQWERACLFAAYVGVMERVLEQTVDFARTRKQFKKPLSKNQAISHRLADMKQRLEASRLLLYQACWKMDRGQEAAMEVSLAKLAISEAAIQSGLDAIQIHGGMGYVTETGIERVLRDAIPSAIFSGTSEIQRDIIANQLGL; encoded by the coding sequence ATGGACTTCAGTTGGACACACGAGCAAGCGGAGCTCTACGACCGCGCCCTCGCGTTCGCGCGCGACCACCTGCCGGAGACGGCAAAGCCTACCAAGGAAGTCCTGCCACGCAATCTCTGGCAGCGATGTGGTGAGTTTGGTTTCCTGGGCCTGCCCGTCCCCACGACCCTGGGGGGCTTGGGGCTGGACACGCTGACGACAGCCCGGGTGATGGAAGCGCTGGGCCGAGGCTGCGTGGACACCGGGCTGGTCTTCTCCGTGGGCGCGCATCTCTTCGCCTGCGTGATGCCCCTCCTGGAGAGCGGCGACGACGCCCAGAAGGCCCGGTACCTGCCCCGGCTGAGTTCGGGCGAGTGGATTGGCGCCAACGCCATCTCCGAACCGGAGGCGGGCTCGGATGTCTTCGCCCTCAAGACGCGCGCGGTGCGCGACGGGGACGGCTACGTGCTCGACGGCGGCAAGAGCTACGTCACCAACGGACCGTCCGCCGACGTGTTCCTCGTCTACGCCGCCACGCAGCCGTCTCACGGCTACATGGGCATCAGCGCGTTCCTCATCGAGAAGGACACGCCCGGACTGTCGGTGGGCCGGCCCTTCGAGAAGATGGGCCTGTCCACGTCGCCCATCGCGCCCATCTACTTGGAAGGCTGCCGCGTTCCGGAGTCCGCGCGCGTGGGAGCCGAGGGCCAGGGCGCGGCCATCTTCAAGCGCTCCATGCAATGGGAGCGCGCGTGCCTCTTCGCCGCGTACGTGGGCGTCATGGAGCGCGTGCTCGAACAGACGGTGGACTTCGCCCGGACGCGCAAGCAGTTCAAGAAGCCGCTGTCGAAGAACCAGGCCATTTCCCACCGGCTCGCGGACATGAAGCAGCGGCTCGAGGCCTCGCGGCTGCTGCTGTACCAGGCCTGCTGGAAGATGGACCGCGGCCAGGAAGCGGCGATGGAGGTGTCCCTGGCCAAGCTGGCCATCAGCGAGGCCGCCATCCAGAGCGGACTGGACGCCATCCAGATTCACGGCGGCATGGGCTACGTGACGGAGACGGGCATCGAGCGCGTGCTCCGCGACGCCATACCCAGCGCCATCTTCTCCGGCACCTCCGAAATCCAGCGCGACATCATCGCCAACCAGCTCGGCCTATGA
- a CDS encoding alkaline phosphatase family protein: protein MERCVVLDLPGLCARYVGPSTPNMQAFAGAGRMVSLQPVLPALNCTMQATFLTGKYPSEHGVVADGWLHRELGEVRFWPQTDGLVQVPQIWDAARSLDPSFTCARVCWFMNMYSKADYAITPQPSFTSDGRVLPDVFTEPLHLRKPLVKALGNFPAYDYWGPSYSIRSSEWIADVAMWLEERHSPTLSLVFLPHLDYTPHTFGPDAKEIHKSLQEIDAVVGRLIAFYEARGVRVIILSEFGATPVSRPVHLNRLFRQRGWLAIREEEGRDQVYPRGSAAFAVADMQVAHIYVRDPALVDEVKALVEAEPGVAQVLDAEGKRAHHLDHPRSGELVALAEPDAWFTYFYWLDEQRAPDYARTVDIYRKPGYDPLEMFLDPKLGLRMLDVGGSVLKEKLGLRTRLEVVSMDGSLLKGAHGLLPEPGRAPILMTRSAELLEADTLHATQVHDLILAHLTGQQAAA, encoded by the coding sequence ATGGAACGTTGCGTCGTTTTGGATTTGCCTGGTTTGTGCGCGAGGTACGTGGGTCCCTCGACGCCCAACATGCAGGCATTCGCGGGAGCGGGGCGGATGGTCTCGCTTCAGCCCGTCCTACCGGCGCTGAACTGCACGATGCAGGCGACGTTCCTCACGGGGAAGTACCCGAGCGAGCATGGCGTCGTCGCGGACGGGTGGCTGCACCGGGAGCTGGGCGAGGTGCGCTTCTGGCCCCAGACGGATGGACTGGTGCAGGTGCCGCAGATCTGGGACGCGGCGCGCAGTCTGGACCCCAGCTTCACCTGCGCTCGGGTGTGCTGGTTCATGAACATGTATTCCAAGGCGGACTACGCCATCACCCCGCAGCCGTCCTTCACCTCGGATGGCCGGGTGCTGCCGGATGTCTTCACGGAGCCGCTCCATCTGCGCAAGCCGCTGGTCAAGGCGCTGGGGAACTTCCCCGCGTATGACTATTGGGGCCCCAGCTACAGCATCCGCTCGTCGGAGTGGATCGCGGACGTCGCGATGTGGCTGGAGGAGCGGCACAGCCCCACGTTGTCCCTCGTGTTCCTGCCGCACCTGGACTACACGCCGCACACGTTTGGCCCGGACGCGAAGGAGATTCACAAGAGCCTCCAGGAGATTGACGCCGTGGTGGGCCGCCTCATCGCCTTCTACGAGGCGCGCGGTGTCCGGGTCATCATCCTCTCCGAGTTCGGCGCCACGCCCGTCTCCCGGCCCGTTCATCTGAACCGCCTCTTCCGGCAGCGGGGCTGGCTCGCCATCCGCGAGGAGGAAGGCCGTGACCAGGTCTACCCGCGCGGGAGCGCCGCCTTCGCCGTCGCGGACATGCAGGTCGCGCATATCTACGTCCGCGACCCGGCGCTGGTCGACGAGGTGAAGGCGCTGGTCGAGGCCGAGCCCGGGGTGGCGCAGGTGCTGGACGCGGAGGGGAAGCGGGCTCACCACCTGGACCATCCGCGCTCGGGTGAGCTCGTCGCCCTGGCCGAGCCGGACGCCTGGTTCACGTACTTCTATTGGTTGGACGAGCAGCGAGCCCCGGACTACGCGCGCACCGTCGATATCTACCGCAAGCCCGGCTACGACCCGCTGGAGATGTTCCTGGACCCCAAGCTGGGCCTCCGGATGTTGGACGTGGGCGGTAGCGTCCTGAAAGAGAAGCTGGGATTGCGCACGCGCCTGGAGGTCGTCTCGATGGACGGCTCGCTCCTCAAGGGGGCGCATGGGCTGCTGCCCGAGCCCGGCCGCGCCCCCATCTTGATGACACGCAGTGCCGAACTCCTCGAGGCAGACACTCTACACGCCACTCAAGTTCACGACCTCATCCTGGCGCATCTGACAGGACAACAGGCCGCGGCCTGA